A section of the Hemitrygon akajei chromosome 8, sHemAka1.3, whole genome shotgun sequence genome encodes:
- the emc6 gene encoding ER membrane protein complex subunit 6, translated as MASVGLKREGPQFISELAVRGNAAILDYCRTSVSALSGATAGILGLTALMGFVFYFMASFLLSVLLIVKAGRHWSKYFKSRRPLFTGGLVGGLFTYILFWTFLYGMVHVY; from the coding sequence ATGGCATCTGTGGGCCTTAAACGGGAAGGGCCGCAGTTTATCAGTGAGCTGGCCGTTCGAGGGAATGCTGCCATCCTGGACTATTGCCGCACATCCGTGTCTGCGCTGTCGGGAGCCACGGCCGGGATCCTGGGGCTGACGGCCCTCATGggttttgtattttattttatggCGTCCTTCCTGTTGTCGGTGCTGCTGATCGTCAAAGCAGGTCGCCACTGGAGCAAGTACTTCAAGTCGCGTCGTCCCCTCTTCACTGGGGGCCTGGTTGGCGGCCTCTTCACCTACATTCTCTTTTGGACCTTCCTGTATGGCATGGTGCACGTGTACTGA
- the shpk gene encoding sedoheptulokinase: MSVHGPGPWYVLGVDIGTTSVKVVLLEAESHAVVDSQTRETKAVLSSPEGQQAREQDVRKIVSALHCCVTALPRERLCRVARIGVSGQMHGVVLWNEEGCKWQEVEAGFTFQPGETSHLVTWQDGRCHNDFLASLPQPDSHLALASGFGCATLFWYTRNRHQFLQNFTAAGTIQDYVVAALCGLRKPLMSAQNAASWGYFNTRCGTWNLQILTEAGFPTHLLPDIMESGSVAGKTICEWCGVPEGTDVGVALGDLQCSVYCCMANKTDAVLNISTSAQLCFALPPDFQPPDCPNTTSSVAYFPYLDRTYLAVAAALNGGNVLSSFVSMLKQWMQEFGLDVPDPTIYSQAINSALSVAHTDLVVEATVFGERHLPGRLGCVTNISPCNLSLGHVIRALCRGVVNNLHSMLPVQRLAESGVRRIVGSGSALARNPVLKQELEKIFTLPIVYREMADSAVGVAMVMLDRV, from the exons ATGAGTGTGCACGGTCCTGGCCCCTGGTATGTGCTGGGCGTGGACATTGGGACCACTTCCGTGAAGGTGGTGCTGTTGGAAGCTGAGAGCCATGCTGTAGTTGACAGCCAGACTCGAGAAACCAAGGCAGTGCTcagcagccctgaggggcagcaG GCTCGGGAGCAGGACGTCCGTAAGATCGTGTCTGCCCTTCACTGCTGTGTCACAGCACTGCCCAGAGAACGTCTCTGCAGAGTGGCAAGGATTGGAGTCTCCGGACAGATGCACGGAGTTGTGCTGTGGAACGAAGAAG GATGCAAGTGGCAGGAGGTTGAAGCCGGCTTCACCTTCCAGCCTGGGGAGACGAGTCACCTGGTCACATGGCAAGATGGTCGGTGTCACAACGATTTTCTCGCCTCGCTCCCGCAGCCCGACTCCCACCTCGCCCTCGCCTCTGGCTTCGGCTGTGCCACCCTTTTCTGGTACACGAGAAACAG ACACCAGTTTCTGCAGAACTTTACTGCAGCAGGGACCATCCAAGACTACGTTGTTGCTGCCCTGTGTGGGCTCAGGAAACCTCTGATGTCTGCCCAGAATGCTGCCAGCTGGGGGTATTTTAATACCAGATGTGGCACTTGGAATCTGCAAAT ATTGACAGAGGCAGGATTCCCCACACATTTGCTACCGGACATCATGGAATCGGGTTCAGTGGCTGGAAAGACCATTTGTGAATGGTGCGGTGTGCCGGAGGGAACGGACGTTGGTGTGGCCCTGGGCGATTTACAATGCTCCGTATACTGCTGCATGGCCAACAAGACTGATGCAG TTTTGAACATCAGCACATCTGCCCAGCTGTGCTTTGCCCTGCCACCCGACTTCCAGCCACCAGACTGTCCCAACACCACCAGCAGCGTCGCGTATTTCCCATACCTGGACAGGACGTACCTGGCTGTAGCGGCAGCGCTCAACGGTGGGAATGTCCTGTCCTCTTTTGTCAGCATGTTGAAACAGTGGATGCAGGAATTTG GTCTGGATGTCCCTGATCCCACTATCTACTCCCAGGCAATAAACTCAGCGTTAAGCGTCGCCCACACTGACCTTGTGGTGGAGGCCACCGTGTTTGGAGAGAGGCACTTGCCGGGCCGGCTGGGCTGCGTCACCAACATCTCCCCTTGCAACCTCTCGCTGGGTCACGTGATCAGAGCGCTGTGCCGCGGCGTGGTGAACAACCTGCACTCCATGCTGCCCGTCCAGCGGCTGGCCGAGTCTGGGGTGCGCAGGATCGTGGGCAGTGGCAGTGCGCTGGCCAGGAATCCAGTCCTGAAGCAGGAGCTGGAGAAGATCTTCACGCTGCCCATTGTGTACAGGGAGATGGCCGACTCTGCGGTCGGCGTTGCCATGGTGATGCTTGACCGGGTGTAG